TCTCAATCCTTCCACTTTTGATTAATATCTCTGAGGATGTGGATTTGGCCTATGAAATCAATCACCAAAACAATGTGGACCAAGACTATCTAGGAAAACTATCTACAACGATTAAGATGGTAGCTGAAAAAGAAAATGCAGCCGAAATTTTAGAAAAGTTAAATGTCGTTCCTGTCTTGACCGCTCATCCAACGCAAGTACAACGCAAGAGTATGCTGGACTTGACCAACCATATCCATACGCTTTTGCGCAAGTACCGTGATGTCAAACTTGGTTTGATTAATAAAGAAAAATGGCACACGGATCTCCGTCGTTACATTGAAATTATCATGCAGACGGACATGATTCGTGAGAAAAAATTGAAAGTAACCAACGAAATCACCAACGTGATGGAGTACTACCAAAGTTCTTTCCTGAATGCTGTTCCGCGTTTGACAGCTGAGTATAAAAAATTGGCTAAAGAACAAGGTATCGAGCTTGAGCATCCAAAACCAATTACCATGGGGATGTGGATTGGAGGAGACCGTGATGGAAATCCTTTCGTAACAGCGGAAACCCTCAATAAATCAGCCTTGACTCAGTGCGAAGTCATCATGAACTACTATGATGAAAAGATTTATAATCTTTATCGTGAATTTTCACTTTCAACCAGTATCGTGAATGTCAGCGACAAGGTTCGTGAGATGGCGCTGAAGTCACAAGATAACTCCATTTATCGCGAAAAAGAACTCTATCGTCGTGCCCTCTTTGACATCCAAGCTAAGATGCAGGCTACCAAGGCTTATCTCATAGAAGACAAGGATCTTCAGCCAAGATATGCCACTGCAGATGAATTCTATCAAGATTTGTTGGCCATTCGCGATTCTCTCCTTGAAAACAAAGGGGAATACCTGATTTCTGGAGAATTTGTCGAGTTGATGCAAGCTGTCGAAATCTTTGGTTTCTATCTTGCTTCTATTGATATGCGCCAAGATTCTAGTGTTCATGAAGCTTGTGTGGCAGAATTGTTAGCATCCGCAGGAATCAACGACCACTATAGCGATCTGTCTGAAGACGAAAAATGTGCCCTCCTCTTAAAAGAGTTGGAAGAAGATCCTCGTATCCTCTCAGCGACTCATGCTGAAAAGTCAGAACTGCTTGAAAAAGAACTCTCTATCTTTAAAGCTGCGCGCAAGTTGAAGGATAAACTGGGTGAAAATGTTATTCGTCAAACCATCATTTCTCACGCAACCAGTGTATCCGATATGCTTGAACTAGCCATTATGCTTAAGGAAGTCGGCTTGGTAGATGCCCAAAAAGCCCGCGTTCAGATTGTTCCCTTGTTTGAAACGATTGAGGACTTGGATCACTCAGAAGAAACCATGAGAAGATATTTCTCTCTACCTTTGGCTAAAAAATGGATTGCTTCAAAAGACAACTACCAAGAAATCATGCTTGGCTACTCTGATAGTAACAAAGACGGTGGTTACCTGTCATCATGTTGGACTCTCTATAAAGCTCAACAACAACTGACTGCTATTGGGGATGAATTTGGCGTTAAGGTTACTTTCTTCCATGGTCGTGGTGGTACTGTGGGTCGTGGTGGTGGACCAACTTATGAAGCCATCACATCTCAACCACTCAAGTCTATTAAGGACCGTATCCGTCTGACTGAGCAAGGAGAAGTCATTGGAAATAAATACGGTAACAAAGATGCAGCCTACTATAACCTTGAAATGCTGGTTTCTGCTGCCATTAACCGTATGATTACAAAGAAGAAGAGTGATACCAATACGTCAAATCGTTACGAAGCCATCATGGACCAAGTAGTAGACCGTAGTTATGATATCTACCGTGATTTGGTCTTTGGAAATGAACATTTCTATGACTATTTCTTTGAATCAAGTCCAATCAAGGCTATTTCAAGCTTCAATATCGGTTCGCGTCCAGCAGCTCGTAAGACCATCACTGAAATCGGCGGTTTGCGTGCTATCCCTTGGGTTTTCTCATGGTCACAAAGCCGTGTCATGTTCCCTGGCTGGTACGGAGTGGGATCAAGCTTTAAAGAGTTTATTGATCAAGATCCAAAGAATATCGAGTTCCTTCGTGATATGTACCAAAACTGGCCTTTCTTCCAATCTCTTCTTTCCAATGTGGACATGGTCTTGTCTAAGTCTAATATGAATATTGCTTTTGAATATGCCAAGCTCTGTGAAGACGAAGAAGTACAAGCTATCTACTACACTATTTTAGATGAATGGCAGTTGACTAAGGACGTTATTTTAGCTATCGAAGGTTATGACGAACTCTTGGCAGAAAACTCTTACCTAAAAGACAGTCTAAACTATCGTATGCCTTACTTTAATATCCTTAACTACATCCAGTTGGAGTTGATCAAACGTCAACGTCGCGGAGAATTGTCGGCAGACGAAGAAAAACTGATCCATACAACTATCAACGGAATTGCAACTGGTTTGCGTAATTCAGGCTGATATTCTACAAACTTCCTCTTTTTTCAAGGGGAAGTTTTTGAATTGTTTAAAAAATTCTAAAAATAAGCTTGACAAGTAGTTGAAAAATGATATAATTTAAACATTCAGAAAGTAATCATGCTCATTTTTTAGAGAGTCTGTGGTTGGTGAAAGCAGATAGATGAAATTGATGAAATTGGGCTGAATGTACTTAAGAATTTGAAATCATAAAAATTCGGTGAGCACACCTTACAGTGCAACTCGTTATTGCGAGAAAGAGCGATAGGGATATTCCCTATAATTGAGGTGGCACCGCGCATCGACGTCCTCACACAAGTTTTTTGTGTGAGGACTTTTTCTATGGGGAGGAAAGATATTGGAATTTAAACGATGGCATCGCTTGATGATGTGATTTAAAAAGTTAAGGTAAAAGAATTAAGGAGAAAGAAAAATGAAAAATAAACGTTTGATTGGAATTGTCGCTGGATTAGCAGTATTGGTGGTGGCTAGCTTGATTTATTCATCAATGAACAAGCCAGCAACTAAGGAAGAGCAAAAGGTCGCTAAGGTTGGTGTCCTTCAATTTGTTAGTCATCCATCCTTGGACTTGATTTACCAAGGGATTCAAGATGGACTAGCTGAAGAAGGATATAAGGGCGACCAAGTAAAAATCGACTTTATGAACTCTGAAGGTGATCAGAGCAAGGTTGCAACCATGAGTAAACAATTGGTAGCAAATGGAAACGATGTTGTTGTTGGGATCGCGACACCAGCTGCTCAAGGACTTGCTAGTGCTACAAAAGACCTACCTGTTATCATGGCTGCTATTACAGACCCAATCGGTGCTAACTTGGTTAAAGATTTGAAAAAACCAGGTGGCAACATTACAGGGGTGTCAGACCACAACCCAGCTGAACAGCAAGTGGAATTGATTAAAACTTTGACACCAAATGTCAAAACAATCGGTGCTCTTTACTCAAGTAGCGAAGATAACTCAAAAACACAGGTAGAAGAATTCAAGGCTTATGCTGAAAAAGCAGGTTTGACAGTCGAAACCTTTGCCGTTCCTTCGACTAACGAAATTGCTTCAACAGTCAATGTTATGACAAGCAAGGTCGATGCAATTTGGGTTCCAATTGACAACACCATCGCATCCGCATTCTCAACAGTTGTTTCAAGCAACCAAACTGCTAAAAAGCCAATCTACCCAAGTGCTACTGCCATGGTAGAAGCAGGTGGATTAGCATCTGTAGTAGTTGACCAACACGATCTTGGAGTGGCTACTGGTAAGATGATTGCCAAAGTTTTGAAAGGTGAAAAACCAGCTGATACGCCAGTTAATGTCTTTTCAACTGGTAAGTCAGTGATTAATAAAAAACTAGCGCAGGAACTTGGTATCACCATTCCTGAGTCCGTTCTAAAAGAAGCAGGACAAGTGATTGAATAAAGATAAAGGAGGAGCTGGACACATCTCCTCCCATTTTTACTAAAGAAAGAAATGAGTGAAAGATTATGATAGTATCCATTATTTCTCAGGGGATGGTCTGGGCGATTTTAGGTTTGGGAATCTTTATGACTTTTCGAATTTTGAATTTCCCTGATATGACTACTGAGGGCTCTTTTCCTCTTGGGGGAGCAGTAGCTGTAACCTTGATAACACAGGGAGTCAATCCATTCTTAGCGACCTTAGCTGCAGTAGGAGCGGGCTGTTTAGCTGGTATGGCGACGGGACTCTTATATACAAAAGGAAAAATCCCAACTCTCTTATCAGGGATTTTAGTCATGACTTCCTGCCATTCCATCATGCTCATGATTATGGGACGTGCCAACTTGGGGCTTCTTGGGACCAAGCAAATTCAAGATGTCTTGCCTTTTGATTCGGATCTCAATCAACTCCTGACTGGATTAATCTTTGTAGCTCTTGTAATTGGTCTCATGCTCTTTTTCCTTGATACCAAACTAGGTCAGGCCTACATCGCTACAGGTGACAATCCCGATATGGCTCGTAGCTTTGGTATCAATACGGGTCGTATGGAACTCATGGGCTTGGTTCTCTCAAATGGGATTATCGCGCTTGCAGGAGCCTTAATTGCTCAACAAGAAGGATATGCAGATGTTTCTCGAGGAATCGGCGTGATTGTCGTAGGGCTTGCTAGCTTGATTATTGGTGAGGTTTTGTTCAAGAGTTTGACCCTGGCAGAGCGACTCATGACCATCGTTGTAGGGTCTATTGCTTATCAATTCCTCGTTTGGGGAGTGATTGCTCTTGGGTTTAATACAAGTTATCTTCGTTTGTACAGCGCCTTGATTTTGGCAGTTTGTCTCATGATTCCAACCTTCAAAAGCAAATACCTGAAAGGAGTCAAGTTTAGCAAATGACAGCAATTGTAGAATTAAAAAATGCCACCAAAGTCATCACGAATGGCTTTGACGAGGAAAAAATCATTCTGAATGATGTTTCTCTTGAAATTTTCGAACATGATTTTATTACCATCTTAGGGGGAAATGGAGCTGGGAAGTCAACGCTTTTTAACACTATTGCAGGTACCTTGCCTTTAACAAGTGGAAGTATCCGTATCATGGGCGAGGACGTGACGCATTTTTCACCTGAAAAGCGGGCTAAGTACTTGTCTCGTGTCTTTCAGGATCCTAAGATGGGGACGGCTCCTCGTATGACGGTGGCGGAAAATCTCTTGATTGCCAAGTTTCGTGGTGAGAAGAGAGGACTCCTGCCTAGAAGCCTATCAAGTCATCGGGAAGAGTTTCAGGCTACCATTGAAAAAGTGGGAAATGGGCTTGAAAAGCATCTAGATACTCCGATTGAGTTTCTATCAGGTGGTCAACGCCAGGCCTTGAGTCTCTTGATGGCAACCTTGAAGCGACCAGAGTTGCTCTTGTTGGATGAACACACAGCAGCTCTCGACCCAAAGACCAGTGTTGCCTTGATGGAGTTAACAGATGACTTTGTCAGCAAGGATCATCTAACAGCCTTGATGATTACCCACCATATGGAGGATGCGTTGAAGTATGGAAATCGTCTGATTGTCATGAAGGAAGGTCGTATCATCCAAGACCTCAATAAAGAAGAAAAAGCTCAGATGAAAATTTCAGACTACTATCAATTATTTGAATAGATGAGTGAAGTAATCATCAAAAAATAGTGAAAATTAACTTAGAAACATGGAAGTGTTTCTGAGTTTTTTATCTCCTCTTTCTATCTAGAAAAATAAGGCAAAGAGAATTACGGAAAGCGTATGAAATGGTTTACTTTTTTTCAGAAATAAGCTATACTAGTTTACGTGAAACTATGATAAAATGGAGGTATTGTGTATGGTTGACAAGCAAGTCATTGAAGAAATCAAAAACAATGCCAACATTGTGGAAGTCATAGGTGATGTGATTTCTTTACAAAAGGCTGGACGGAACTATTTAGGGCTCTGTCCTTTTCATGGTGAAAAGACCCCCTCTTTCAACGTTGTGGAAGACAAGCAGTTTTATCACTGTTTTGGCTGTGGTCGTTCAGGAGATGTCTTTAAGTTTATCGAAGAATACCAAGGCGTGTCCTTTATGGAAGCCGTTCAGCTCTTAGGAGAGCGAGTTGGTATTCAACTAGCCATGCCTGTACAGTCTCGTCCTCATCAGGCTTCCCCTCATCAAGCTCTATATGATATGCATGAAGAAGCTGCTCGTTTTTACCATGCAATCCTCATGACGACCAAGATGGGAGAAGAAGCAAGGGCTTATCTCTACAAACGCGGATTGACAGATGATGTTCTGAAGCATTTCCAGATTGGACTGGCTCCAGCAGAGAGAACCTATCTCTATCAACGTTTGGCTGACAAGTTCGAGGAAAAGGATTTATTGGATTCGGGCTTGTTTTATCTGTCAGATGGCAATCAGTTTTATGATACTTTTTTTGGACGTATCATCTTTCCTTTGACCAATGACAAGGGGCAGGTCATTGCCTTTTCAGGTCGTATTTGGCAAGAAACAGATAATCAGACTGCCAAGTATAAAAATAGCCGTTCGACTGCAATTTTTAATAAGAGTTATGAATTGTATCATTTGGACAAGGCAAAAAAGGGAACAGGTAAGATCACAGAGCTCTATCTGATGGAAGGCTTCATGGATGTGATTGCAGCCTACCGTGCTGGCATAGAAAATGCTGTGGCTTCCATGGGAACAGCCTTAAGCAAGGAGCATGTTGACCACCTCAAACGTTTTACCAAAAAAATTGTTCTCAGCTATGATGGCGACAAGGCAGGGCAGGCAGCAACAGCCAAAGCTCTGGAAGAATTAAAAGATTTCTCAGTGGAAGTTGTCCGAGTACCTGATGCCATGGACCCAGATGAGTATTTGCAAAAGAATTCTGCTGAAGACCTGGCTTACCTTTTAACCAAGACTCGGATTAGTCCCATAGAGTTCTATATTCACCAGCTCAAGCCGGAAAATAGTGATAACTTACAGGCGCAAATCGAGTTCATTGAAAAGATTGCCCCCCTAATCGCCAAAGAAAAGTCTATCACTGCCCAGAATTCTTATATCCACATTCTGGCGGATAATCTACCTTCTTTTGATTACCAGCAGGTGGAGCAGATTGTAAATGAAAGTCGCATTGTTCAAAGGCAGGAAAGAGTCAAAGAGGAGCAACCTCCAGCAGCGATTAGTTTACCTGTAACGCGGCAACTGACAGCAGTCATGAGAGCAGAGGCTCATCTCCTCTATAGGATGGCTGAGAATCCAGTTGTTCTAAATGACTACCGATTAAGAGAAGATTTTTTCTTTGATACCCCAGAATTTCAAATTCTTTACGAATTATTAAGTGCAGAGGGAGAAATCGGTTCAGAGGAACTGTCTCATCAGACGCCTGAGGTTGAAAATGCTTGGTACCACGTGCTTAGTCTGGATTTGCCAGCTGAGATGTTGCCTCAAGAGCTAGTGGAAGTCGAAGCGACTCGAAATCGTGCCCTCCTCAGCAAGGACAACTTAAGAATTAAAAAGAAAGTGCAGGAAGCTAGCCATGTAGGAGATACAGACACAGCCTTGGAAGAATTGCAACGATTGATTTCCCAAAAGAGAAGAATGGAGTAATAATGGCAACAAAACAAAAAGAAGTAACCACATTTGATGTGCAAGTAGCAGACTTTATCCGTAACCACAAAAAAACAGGAACAGCAACAGATGACGAAATCAATTCAAGTCTGGTTATTCCTTTTACCCTAGATGCAGACGGCATTGAAGACCTTTTGCAACGGATTCAGGATGCTGGCATTTCTATTACGGATAACGAAGGGAATCCAAGTGCACGTGTCCTTAGTACAGAAGAAGAGCCTGAACTCAGTGATGAGGATTTGATTGGCTCAACCTCTGCTAAGGTTAATGACCCTGTCCGTATGTATTTGAAGGAAATTGGGGTCGTTCCTCTCTTGACCAACGAAGAAGAAAAAGAATTGGCTTTAGCTGTTGAAGCTGGTGATATCGAAGCCAAACAACGTCTTGCAGAAGCCAATCTTCGTTTGGTGGTTTCGATCGCGAAGCGCTACGTAGGTCGTGGCATGCAGTTTCTTGATTTGATTCAAGAAGGAAATATGGGCTTGATGAAGGCTGTTGACAAATTTGACTATTCAAAAGGCTTTAAGTTTTCTACTTATGCAACTTGGTGGATTCGTCAGGCGATCACTCGTGCCATTGCTGACCAAGCCCGCACCATTCGTATCCCTGTCCACATGGTAGAAACCATTAACAAGCTTGTCCGTGAACAGCGTAATCTCCTTCAAGAATTGGGACAAGATCCAACTCCTGAACAAATCGCTGAGCGTATGGATATGACTCCTGACAAGGTCCGTGAAATCTTGAAAATCGCTCAAGAACCAGTATCACTTGAAACACCGATTGGTGAAGAGGACGATAGCCATCTTGGGGACTTTATTGAAGACGAAGTGATTGAAAATCCAGTAGACTACACAACTCGTATCGTTTTGCGTGAGCAGTTGGATGAAGTCTTGGATACTCTCACAGACCGTGAAGAAAACGTTCTGCGCCTTCGTTTCGGGCTGGACGATGGGAAAATGCGTACCCTTGAAGATGTTGGTAAAGTCTTTAACGTAACTCGTGAACGTATCCGTCAGATCGAAGCCAAGGCTTTGAGAAAACTACGTCAACCAAGTCGCAGCAAACCGCTTCGTGATTTTATTGAAGACTAAGAGTGAGGAATAACATGGCTTATACAGAAGAGCAAATCGAAACGATCAAAACACGCATTTTAAATGCTTTGGAAGAAGTCATCGACCCTGAGTTGGGGATTGATATTGTCAACCTAGGTTTGATTTATGAAATTCGTTTTGATGGTGAAACAGGTCACACTGAAATTGATATGACCTTGACAACTATGGGCTGCCCACTGGCTGACCTTTTGACAGACCAGATACATGATGCGATGACAGATGTGCCTGAGGTAACTAATACCGAAGTTAAATTGGTCTGGTATCCAGCTTGGACGGTTGAAAAAATGAGTCGATACGCGCGTATCGCCCTAGGAATTAAATAAAGACTAAAAAAATGAGAGAGACGATTGGAAAATAAGGTAATTTTATCCTTTTTCCTTTGGTCTCTTCTTTCTTTTGCTGATTTTCTGGAAATAAAATGGTATAATGAGAGGTATGGAAAACGAAAAATTGCGTATTAATATGCTAAGTTCAAGTGAAAAAGTAGCTGGTCAAGGAGTGTCAGGAGCTTATAGAGAATTGGTTAGTCTCCTTCACCGTGATGCCAAAGACCAGTTGATTGTTACAGAGAATCTTCCTGTAGAAGCGGATGTAACTCACTTTCATACCATTGATTTCCCCTATTATTTATCTACTTTCCAAAAGAAACGCTCTGGGAGAAAAATTGGCTATGTGCATTTTTTGCCTGATACGCTTGAGGGGAGTTTGAAGATTCCATTTTTCCTAAAAGGAATTGTCAAACGTTATGTTTTTTCCTTTTACAACCGAATGGAACACTTAGTGGTGGTCAATCCCATGTTTATCGAGGATTTAGTGGCTGCTGGTATTCCGCGTGAAAAAGTAACTTATATTCCAAATTTTGTAAACAAAGAAAAATGGCATCCATTACCAGCTGAACAGGTTGCACAACTCCGGAAGGAAATGGATCTTGCGGAAGATCAGTTTGTCGTTATCGGTGCGGGTCAAGTTCAGAAACGTAAAGGGGTTGATGATTTTATCCGTCTTGCTGAGGAGTTGCCAGAAATTACCTTTATCTGGGCAGGTGGTTTTTCATTTGGTGGGATGACAGATGGTTATGAACGCTACAAGAAGATAATGGACAATCCACCTGAAAATCTTATTTTCCCTGGAATTGTGTCACCCGAACGGATGCGGGAACTTTACGCTATGGCGGATCTGTTCTTGCTACCAAGTTACAATGAATTATTCCCTATGACCATCTTAGAGGCCGCTAGTTGCGAGGCTCCTATTATGTTAAGAGATTTGGATCTGTATAAGGTTATTCTTGATGGGAATTATCGTGCTACAAGTGATGTTTCCGAGATGAGAGAAGCAATCCTAGAATACAAGAATGACCCTGAAGCTTTAAAGGACTTGAAAGAAAAAGCTCGTGAGATCTCCAAAGAGTACTCTGAGGAGCATTTGTTGGAAATCTGGTTAAAATTTTATCGAGAACAGGCTGCTTTGGGCAAAAAGTGAGGTAATTTATGCGAATTGGTTTATTTACAGATACCTATTTCCCTCAGGTTTCCGGGGTCGCGACTAGTATTCGGACTTTGAAAACTGAGCTTGAAAAGCAGGGGCATGCAGTTTTTATCTTTACAACGACTGATAAAGACGTAAACCGATACGAGGATTGGCAAATTATTCGCATTCCGAGTGTCCCTTTCTTTGCGTTTAAGGATCGACGATTTGCCTACCGAGGTTTTACAAAGGCGCTTGAAATTGCCAAACAGTATCAACTCGATATCATTCATACCCAGACAGAATTTTCTCTTGGTTTGTTAGGAATTTGGATTGCGAGAGAATTGAAAATTCCAGTTATTCATACCTACCATACCCAGTATGAAGACTATGTGCATTACATTGCTAAGGGCATGCTAATTCGTCCGAGTATGGTAAAATATTTGGTACGAGGCTTCCTTCATGATGTAGATGGTGTGGTTTGCCCTAGTGAGATTGTTCGTGACCTTTTAGCGAAATACAAAGTCAAGGTTGAAAAGCGTGTCATCCCAACTGGAATTGAGCTGGCTAAGTTTGAACGACCTGAGATCAAAGAGGAAAACTTACAAGAGCTTCGTTCGAAGTTAGGTATTCAGGAAGGCGAGAAAATGCTGCTGAGCCTTTCGCGTATTTCTTATGAGAAGAATATCCAAGCAGTCTTAGCTGCCTTTGCTGAGGTATTGAAAGAAGAAGACAAGGTGAAGTTGGTTGTTGCTGGAGACGGACCTTATCTGGACAGTCTGAAAGAACAAGCAGAGAAATTAAACATACAAAAACATGTGATTTTTACAGGTATGATTGCTCCGAGTGAGACAGCCTTGTACTATAAAGCAGCTGATTTCTTTATTTCAGCCTCTACGAGTGAAACTCAGGGTTTAACCTATCTAGAAAGTCTAGCCAGTGGAACGCCTGTTATTGCTCATGGCAATCCCTATCTTGAAAATCTGATCAATGATAAAATGTTTGGGACCCTCTACTATGGAGAACGAGAGCTTGCGGGCGCTATCCTTGAAGCATTGATCGCTACTCCTGATATGTCTGAACAAAAGTTGGCTGATAAGTTGTACGAGATTTCGGCTGAAAATTTTGGGAAACGAGTTCATGAGTTTTACCTTGATGCCATTATCTCAAATAACTTTGAACATGAGCTACATGATGGACAACCTGTCACTCAGCGCTTCTTAAAAACGATTCTCTATCTACCTCAACAAGCTGTTACAAGCCCAGTAAAAGAATCCAAGCGTATTTTAAGAGCGTCTCGAAAACAATTGTCTAGCATCAGAGATTATTGGAGAGACGAATTCAAATAATAGAATAAGAGGAAGAAAAAATGAAAAAATTAATGAGAAGCGGGAAAGATCAAAAAATTGGTGGAGTATGCGCAGGAGTTGCTCATTATTTTGATATCGATCCAACAATTGTTCGTGTCATTTGGGCTGTTCTTGCATTTTGTTATGGGACAGGAGTCCTTGCTTATATCATTTTATGGTTGATTGCACCAGTTTCAACAGAATATTAAATTAGAATTATATAGAAAAAGGAGAAGTTATGGCTTTTGGAGATAACGGAAAACGTAAAAAAACTTTGTTTGAAAAGGTGACACTTGTTGTCGTGCTCATCATGTTGTTTGTAACCCTTGCTGGTATCTTTGCAACTGCGCTTGGAGCTTTCAGTAGATTCTAAGCAAGCTACGAGGATAGAGACAATAACTAATGACTGGGTTCTCCCCAGCCTTTTTAAAGTGAGAAGAAAATATGAGTATGTTTTTAGATACAGCCAAGATTAAGGTCAAGGCTGGTAATGGTGGCGATGGCATGGTTGCCTTTCGCCGTGAAAAATATGTCCCTAATGGCGGTCCTTGGGGTGGTGATGGTGGACGTGGAGGTAACGTTGTTTTCGTGGTAGACGAAGGCTTACGTACCTTGATGGATTTCCGCTATAACCGTCATTTCAAGGCTGATTCCGGTGAAAAAGGAATGACCAAAGGAATGCACGGACGTGGTGCAGAAGATCTACGTGTTCGCGTGCCACAGGGGACTACTGTACGTGATGCGGAAACAGGTAAAGTCATCACAGACTTGATTGAACATGGTCAAGAATTTATCGTGGCTCATGGTGGTCGAGGTGGTCGTGGAAATATCCGTTTTGCCACTCCAAAAAATCCTGCACCTGAAATCTCTGAGAATGGAGAACCAGGACAAGAACGTGAGTTGCAACTGGAATTGAAAATCTTAGCAGATGTTGGTCTAGTCGGTTTCCCATCTGTCGGAAAGTCAACTTTGCTTAGTGTTATCACTTCAGCTAAACCTAAAATCGGTGCTTACCACTTTACGACAATTGTTCCTAATTTGGGTATGGTTCGTACGCAGTCAGGTGAATCTTTTGCAGTAGCAGACCTTCCAGGTTTGATTGAAGGGGCTAGTCAAGGTGTTGGTCTTGGAACCCAGTTTCTTCGTCATATCGAACGCACTCGAGTTATCCTCCATGTCATCGATATGTCAGCTAGTGAAGGACGTGATCCTTATGAGGACTACCTTGCTATCAATAAGGAATTGGAATCCTATAATCTTCGTCTCATGGAACGTCCACAGATTATCGTGGCCAACAAGATGGATATGCCTGAAAGTCAGGAAAATCTGAAAACTTTCAAGGAAAAGTTGGCTGCAAACTACGACGAGTTTGAGGAACTTCCAGCCATTTTCCCAATTTCTGGATTGACCAAGCAAGGGTTGGCGACTCTTTTGGACGCGACAGCTGAATTGTTAGACAAGACTCCAGAATTCCCGATTTATGATGAATCCGATATGGAAGAAGAGACTTACTATGGCTTTGACGAGGAAGAAAAAGCCTTTGAGATTAGTCGTGATGATGATGCGACATGGGTACTTTCTGGTGAAAAACTAATGAAACTCTTTAACATGACCAACTTTGACCGTGACGAATCGGTCATGAAGTTTGCCCGTCAGCTTCGTGGTATGGGGGTTGACGAAGCCCTTCGTGCACGTGGCGCCAAAGATGGCGACTTGGTCCGCATCGGTAAATTTGAGTTTGAATTTGTAGACTAGGAGATTGATATGGGAGATAAACCGATATCATTCCGAGATGCAGATGGCAATTTTGTTTCTGCAGCAGATGTGTGGAATGAAAAGAAACTAGAAGAATTGTTTAATCGTCTCAATCCTAAACGTGCTCTTCGATTGGCGCGTACAAAGAAAGAAG
The sequence above is a segment of the Streptococcus oralis ATCC 35037 genome. Coding sequences within it:
- the ppc gene encoding phosphoenolpyruvate carboxylase, yielding MSLQKLENYSNKAVVQEEVLILTELLEDITKNMLAPETFEKIIQLKELSTSENYQGLNDLVTSLSNEEMIYISRYFSILPLLINISEDVDLAYEINHQNNVDQDYLGKLSTTIKMVAEKENAAEILEKLNVVPVLTAHPTQVQRKSMLDLTNHIHTLLRKYRDVKLGLINKEKWHTDLRRYIEIIMQTDMIREKKLKVTNEITNVMEYYQSSFLNAVPRLTAEYKKLAKEQGIELEHPKPITMGMWIGGDRDGNPFVTAETLNKSALTQCEVIMNYYDEKIYNLYREFSLSTSIVNVSDKVREMALKSQDNSIYREKELYRRALFDIQAKMQATKAYLIEDKDLQPRYATADEFYQDLLAIRDSLLENKGEYLISGEFVELMQAVEIFGFYLASIDMRQDSSVHEACVAELLASAGINDHYSDLSEDEKCALLLKELEEDPRILSATHAEKSELLEKELSIFKAARKLKDKLGENVIRQTIISHATSVSDMLELAIMLKEVGLVDAQKARVQIVPLFETIEDLDHSEETMRRYFSLPLAKKWIASKDNYQEIMLGYSDSNKDGGYLSSCWTLYKAQQQLTAIGDEFGVKVTFFHGRGGTVGRGGGPTYEAITSQPLKSIKDRIRLTEQGEVIGNKYGNKDAAYYNLEMLVSAAINRMITKKKSDTNTSNRYEAIMDQVVDRSYDIYRDLVFGNEHFYDYFFESSPIKAISSFNIGSRPAARKTITEIGGLRAIPWVFSWSQSRVMFPGWYGVGSSFKEFIDQDPKNIEFLRDMYQNWPFFQSLLSNVDMVLSKSNMNIAFEYAKLCEDEEVQAIYYTILDEWQLTKDVILAIEGYDELLAENSYLKDSLNYRMPYFNILNYIQLELIKRQRRGELSADEEKLIHTTINGIATGLRNSG
- the trpX gene encoding tryptophan ABC transporter substrate-binding protein translates to MKNKRLIGIVAGLAVLVVASLIYSSMNKPATKEEQKVAKVGVLQFVSHPSLDLIYQGIQDGLAEEGYKGDQVKIDFMNSEGDQSKVATMSKQLVANGNDVVVGIATPAAQGLASATKDLPVIMAAITDPIGANLVKDLKKPGGNITGVSDHNPAEQQVELIKTLTPNVKTIGALYSSSEDNSKTQVEEFKAYAEKAGLTVETFAVPSTNEIASTVNVMTSKVDAIWVPIDNTIASAFSTVVSSNQTAKKPIYPSATAMVEAGGLASVVVDQHDLGVATGKMIAKVLKGEKPADTPVNVFSTGKSVINKKLAQELGITIPESVLKEAGQVIE
- a CDS encoding ABC transporter permease, which codes for MIVSIISQGMVWAILGLGIFMTFRILNFPDMTTEGSFPLGGAVAVTLITQGVNPFLATLAAVGAGCLAGMATGLLYTKGKIPTLLSGILVMTSCHSIMLMIMGRANLGLLGTKQIQDVLPFDSDLNQLLTGLIFVALVIGLMLFFLDTKLGQAYIATGDNPDMARSFGINTGRMELMGLVLSNGIIALAGALIAQQEGYADVSRGIGVIVVGLASLIIGEVLFKSLTLAERLMTIVVGSIAYQFLVWGVIALGFNTSYLRLYSALILAVCLMIPTFKSKYLKGVKFSK
- a CDS encoding ABC transporter ATP-binding protein; protein product: MTAIVELKNATKVITNGFDEEKIILNDVSLEIFEHDFITILGGNGAGKSTLFNTIAGTLPLTSGSIRIMGEDVTHFSPEKRAKYLSRVFQDPKMGTAPRMTVAENLLIAKFRGEKRGLLPRSLSSHREEFQATIEKVGNGLEKHLDTPIEFLSGGQRQALSLLMATLKRPELLLLDEHTAALDPKTSVALMELTDDFVSKDHLTALMITHHMEDALKYGNRLIVMKEGRIIQDLNKEEKAQMKISDYYQLFE
- the dnaG gene encoding DNA primase, with amino-acid sequence MVDKQVIEEIKNNANIVEVIGDVISLQKAGRNYLGLCPFHGEKTPSFNVVEDKQFYHCFGCGRSGDVFKFIEEYQGVSFMEAVQLLGERVGIQLAMPVQSRPHQASPHQALYDMHEEAARFYHAILMTTKMGEEARAYLYKRGLTDDVLKHFQIGLAPAERTYLYQRLADKFEEKDLLDSGLFYLSDGNQFYDTFFGRIIFPLTNDKGQVIAFSGRIWQETDNQTAKYKNSRSTAIFNKSYELYHLDKAKKGTGKITELYLMEGFMDVIAAYRAGIENAVASMGTALSKEHVDHLKRFTKKIVLSYDGDKAGQAATAKALEELKDFSVEVVRVPDAMDPDEYLQKNSAEDLAYLLTKTRISPIEFYIHQLKPENSDNLQAQIEFIEKIAPLIAKEKSITAQNSYIHILADNLPSFDYQQVEQIVNESRIVQRQERVKEEQPPAAISLPVTRQLTAVMRAEAHLLYRMAENPVVLNDYRLREDFFFDTPEFQILYELLSAEGEIGSEELSHQTPEVENAWYHVLSLDLPAEMLPQELVEVEATRNRALLSKDNLRIKKKVQEASHVGDTDTALEELQRLISQKRRME